A genomic segment from Ramlibacter agri encodes:
- a CDS encoding NADP-dependent isocitrate dehydrogenase has product MAADRSKIIYTLTDEAPYLATHSFLPIVRTFAAAAGIDVAESDISVANRILGEFPDFLTDAQKVPNTLSELGKKTLQADANIIKLPNISASQNQLVAAIRELRSKGFMVPEYPEAPKTDEEKAIRQRYAKILGSAVNPVLREGNSDRRAPKAVKEYARKNPHSMAPWSQASRTHVSHMVGGDFYAGEKSLTLDKARDVKMELVTKSGKTVVLKPKVALLEGEIIDSMFMSKKALLAFYEQQIEDAHKTGVMFSLHVKATMMKVSHPIVFGHAVRTFYKDAFAKHAKLFDELGVNVNNGMANLYEKIATLPESKQDEIKLDLHKCLEHRPALAMVDSARGITNFHSPNDVIVDASMPAMIRQGGKMYGADGRLQEVKAVIPESTFARIYQEIINFCKWHGAFDPKTMGTVPNVGLMAQQAEEYGSHDKTFEIAEDGVANITDLATGEVLLSQNVEQGDLWRMCQVKDAAIRDWVKLAVTRARNSGMEAVFWLDNYRPHESELRKKVEKYLKEHDTNGLTIKVMSQVRAMRYTLERVMRGKDTISVTGNILRDYLTDLFPIMELGTSAKMLSIVPLMAGGGMYETGAGGSAPKHVQQLVEENHLRWDSLGEFLALAVSLEDEGLKTGNKKAKVVADALDAATGKLLDNNKNPSPKTGQLDNRGSQFYLTLYWAQALAEQKDDAELAKRFAPLAKALADNEKKIVEELNAVQGKAVDIGGYYFPDRKKVSAIMRPSETFNAALASAQG; this is encoded by the coding sequence TTGGCTGCCGACCGTTCCAAGATCATCTACACGCTGACCGACGAAGCCCCGTACCTGGCAACGCACTCGTTCCTGCCCATCGTCCGCACCTTCGCTGCGGCCGCCGGCATCGACGTGGCCGAGAGCGACATCTCGGTGGCGAACCGGATCCTGGGCGAGTTCCCGGACTTCCTGACGGACGCCCAGAAGGTGCCCAACACGCTGTCGGAGCTGGGCAAGAAGACGCTGCAGGCCGATGCCAACATCATCAAGCTGCCGAACATCAGCGCTTCGCAGAACCAGCTGGTCGCGGCCATCCGCGAGCTGCGCTCCAAGGGCTTCATGGTCCCCGAGTACCCGGAAGCGCCGAAGACCGACGAAGAGAAGGCGATCCGCCAGCGCTACGCGAAGATCCTGGGTTCGGCGGTGAACCCCGTGCTGCGCGAAGGCAACTCCGACCGCCGCGCGCCCAAGGCGGTGAAGGAATACGCCCGCAAGAACCCGCACAGCATGGCCCCGTGGAGCCAGGCTTCGCGCACGCACGTGTCGCACATGGTCGGCGGCGACTTCTACGCCGGCGAGAAGTCGCTGACGCTGGACAAGGCGCGCGACGTCAAGATGGAGCTGGTCACGAAGTCCGGCAAGACCGTCGTGCTGAAGCCGAAGGTCGCGCTGCTGGAAGGCGAGATCATCGACTCGATGTTCATGAGCAAGAAGGCCCTGCTGGCCTTCTACGAGCAGCAGATCGAGGACGCGCACAAGACCGGCGTGATGTTCTCGCTGCACGTCAAGGCCACCATGATGAAGGTGTCGCACCCCATCGTGTTCGGCCACGCCGTGCGCACCTTCTACAAGGACGCCTTCGCCAAGCACGCCAAGCTGTTCGACGAGCTGGGCGTGAACGTCAACAACGGCATGGCGAACCTCTACGAGAAGATCGCCACGCTGCCCGAGTCCAAGCAGGACGAGATCAAGCTGGACCTGCACAAGTGCCTGGAACATCGCCCGGCGCTGGCCATGGTCGATTCCGCCCGCGGCATCACCAACTTCCACTCGCCCAACGACGTGATCGTCGACGCCTCCATGCCGGCCATGATCCGCCAGGGCGGCAAGATGTACGGCGCCGACGGCCGCCTGCAGGAAGTGAAGGCCGTGATCCCCGAGTCGACCTTCGCCCGCATCTACCAGGAGATCATCAACTTCTGCAAGTGGCATGGCGCCTTCGACCCGAAGACCATGGGCACGGTCCCCAACGTGGGCCTGATGGCGCAGCAGGCCGAGGAATACGGCTCGCACGACAAGACCTTCGAGATCGCCGAGGACGGCGTCGCCAACATCACCGACCTGGCCACCGGCGAAGTGCTGCTGTCGCAGAACGTGGAGCAGGGCGACCTCTGGCGCATGTGCCAGGTGAAGGACGCCGCCATCCGCGACTGGGTCAAGCTGGCCGTCACCCGCGCCCGCAACTCCGGCATGGAAGCCGTGTTCTGGCTGGACAACTACCGCCCGCACGAGTCCGAGCTGCGCAAGAAGGTCGAGAAGTACCTGAAGGAGCACGACACCAATGGCCTGACCATCAAGGTCATGAGCCAGGTGCGCGCCATGCGCTACACGCTGGAACGCGTGATGCGCGGCAAGGACACGATCAGCGTCACCGGCAACATCCTGCGCGACTACCTGACCGACCTGTTCCCGATCATGGAGCTGGGCACCAGCGCCAAGATGCTGTCCATCGTGCCGCTGATGGCCGGCGGCGGCATGTACGAGACGGGTGCCGGCGGCTCCGCGCCCAAGCACGTGCAGCAGCTGGTGGAGGAGAACCACCTGCGCTGGGATTCGCTGGGCGAGTTCCTCGCGCTGGCCGTCAGCCTGGAAGACGAAGGCCTCAAGACCGGCAACAAGAAGGCCAAGGTCGTGGCCGACGCGCTGGACGCGGCCACGGGCAAGCTCCTGGACAACAACAAGAACCCCTCGCCGAAGACGGGACAGCTGGACAACCGCGGCAGCCAGTTCTACCTGACCCTGTACTGGGCCCAGGCGCTGGCGGAGCAGAAGGACGACGCCGAGCTGGCCAAGCGCTTCGCGCCCCTGGCCAAGGCGCTTGCCGACAACGAGAAGAAGATCGTCGAGGAACTGAACGCCGTGCAGGGCAAGGCGGTCGATATCGGCGGCTACTACTTCCCGGACCGCAAGAAGGTCAGCGCGATCATGCGCCCCAGCGAGACCTTCAACGCCGCTCTGGCGTCCGCGCAAGGCTGA
- a CDS encoding glycine zipper 2TM domain-containing protein, whose protein sequence is MRKAFVMAAFGAALAAPAAFADGHGHGHGHDKDEWWDGECHVVRKWKHGEVEEKRTCHEHRPETVYVVPARPAVIVQPQPVMVAPPPPPQPAMAVVYPPWIVQQRGQYVYHPEYRPVMATGDARRCNSANVGRVLGGIVGGVLGNQIGSGNGRTAATVGGAVAGVLVGGEVGRRIDAGNQACVGEVLEVAPVGRRVQWVESRTTYVVTPGRVTERHGAHCRPYTLDMQVGAGWQRTEGVACRRPGGVWVAA, encoded by the coding sequence ATGCGCAAAGCCTTCGTGATGGCGGCCTTCGGCGCCGCGCTGGCCGCGCCCGCGGCATTCGCGGATGGCCACGGCCACGGCCATGGCCACGACAAGGACGAATGGTGGGACGGCGAGTGCCACGTCGTCCGCAAGTGGAAGCACGGCGAGGTCGAGGAAAAGCGGACCTGCCATGAGCACCGCCCCGAGACGGTGTACGTGGTGCCGGCGCGGCCGGCGGTCATCGTGCAGCCGCAGCCGGTGATGGTGGCGCCGCCGCCCCCGCCGCAGCCTGCGATGGCCGTGGTCTATCCGCCCTGGATCGTGCAGCAGCGCGGCCAGTACGTGTACCACCCGGAATACCGGCCGGTCATGGCCACGGGCGACGCCCGGCGCTGCAACAGCGCCAACGTGGGCCGGGTGCTGGGCGGCATCGTCGGCGGCGTGCTGGGCAACCAGATCGGCAGCGGCAACGGCCGCACGGCAGCCACCGTGGGCGGCGCCGTCGCGGGCGTGCTGGTCGGCGGCGAAGTCGGACGCCGCATCGATGCGGGCAACCAGGCCTGCGTCGGCGAGGTGCTGGAGGTGGCGCCGGTGGGCCGCCGCGTGCAGTGGGTGGAAAGCCGCACGACCTACGTCGTGACGCCCGGTCGCGTGACGGAGCGCCATGGCGCGCATTGCCGTCCCTACACGCTGGACATGCAGGTCGGCGCCGGCTGGCAGCGCACCGAAGGCGTGGCCTGCCGCCGTCCGGGCGGCGTCTGGGTCGCCGCCTGA
- a CDS encoding NfeD family protein, which yields MGPFRRALAWLAAMLLAAAAHAAPVLVLEVQDAIGPASASYMLRGIARAEAEGAPLLVIRLDTPGGLDLSMRQVIQAILASRVPVAVYVSPEGARAASAGTYILYAAHIAAMAPATTLGAATPVAIGIGGERKPAAPASAASAVAGPADPMTAKQVHDAAAYIRGLAQQRGRNAEWAERAVREAVTLTASEAVREHVVDLVAKDVPDLLAQVDGRKVQLQDREVTLATRGAATERLLPDWRQRLLSVIANPSLALMLLMIGLYGLAFEFMSPGLVAPGVIGGICLLLALFALQMLPVNYAGLGLIVLGMLLLAAEIAAPSFVLGAGGAVALLAGGLLLFDRDVPGMAVPLVLILELVVASVGFVLLAGGMAWRARRRPVVTGVEEMIGASGVVLPTEPAGAWAQVRGERWRVASPEPLHAGQRVRVTALRGLTLDVLPEPESPGGPR from the coding sequence ATGGGCCCGTTCCGTCGCGCACTTGCCTGGCTGGCCGCCATGCTGCTGGCCGCGGCAGCGCATGCCGCGCCGGTGCTGGTGCTCGAAGTGCAGGACGCCATCGGTCCCGCCAGCGCCAGCTACATGCTGCGGGGCATCGCGCGGGCCGAGGCCGAAGGCGCGCCGCTGCTGGTGATCCGCCTGGACACGCCGGGCGGACTCGACCTCTCGATGCGGCAGGTGATCCAGGCCATTCTTGCCTCGCGGGTCCCGGTGGCCGTCTACGTCAGTCCGGAAGGCGCGCGGGCCGCCAGCGCCGGCACCTACATCCTCTATGCAGCCCACATCGCGGCGATGGCGCCGGCGACCACGCTGGGCGCGGCCACGCCGGTAGCCATCGGCATCGGCGGCGAGCGCAAGCCGGCGGCGCCGGCCAGCGCGGCGTCTGCGGTCGCCGGCCCGGCCGACCCGATGACCGCCAAGCAGGTACACGACGCCGCGGCCTACATCCGCGGGCTGGCCCAGCAACGCGGCCGCAATGCCGAGTGGGCCGAGCGGGCCGTGCGCGAGGCGGTGACGCTGACCGCCAGCGAGGCCGTGCGCGAGCACGTGGTCGACCTGGTGGCCAAGGACGTGCCCGACCTGCTGGCCCAGGTCGATGGCCGCAAGGTGCAGCTGCAGGACCGCGAAGTGACGCTGGCCACGCGCGGCGCGGCCACCGAGCGGCTGCTGCCCGACTGGCGCCAGCGGCTGCTGTCGGTGATTGCCAATCCCAGCCTGGCGCTGATGCTGCTGATGATCGGGCTGTATGGCCTGGCGTTCGAATTCATGTCGCCGGGCCTGGTGGCGCCGGGCGTGATCGGCGGCATCTGCCTGCTGCTGGCGCTGTTCGCGCTGCAGATGCTGCCTGTGAACTACGCCGGCCTCGGCCTGATCGTGCTGGGCATGCTGCTGCTGGCGGCCGAAATCGCCGCCCCCAGCTTCGTGCTGGGCGCGGGCGGCGCCGTTGCCTTGCTGGCGGGCGGGCTGCTGCTGTTCGACCGCGACGTGCCGGGCATGGCCGTGCCGCTGGTGCTGATCCTCGAACTGGTGGTGGCGTCGGTGGGCTTCGTGCTGCTGGCGGGCGGCATGGCCTGGCGCGCCCGCCGCCGGCCCGTGGTGACGGGCGTCGAGGAAATGATTGGCGCGAGCGGGGTGGTGCTGCCCACCGAGCCCGCCGGCGCGTGGGCCCAGGTGCGCGGCGAGCGCTGGCGCGTCGCCAGCCCCGAGCCGCTGCACGCCGGCCAGCGGGTGCGCGTGACGGCGCTGCGCGGGCTCACGCTGGACGTGCTCCCCGAACCCGAATCCCCCGGAGGACCGCGATGA
- a CDS encoding slipin family protein: protein MIFNYGFGALVPLIVLLAAFSVRILREYQRGVVFQLGRFWKVKGPGLVLVIPGVQQMVRVDLRVVTMVVEPQDVISRDNVSVKVNAVVFFRVIDPQKAIIQVENFLLATSQLAQTTLRVVLGKHELDEMLAERERLNIDVQQILDAQTDAWGVKVTNVEIKDIDLSENMVRAIARQAEAERERRAKVIHAEGEKQAAVTLLEAARTLAQQPEALQLRYLQTMTQVAGDRASTVVLPLPLDLLRRWKAARTDEPPR, encoded by the coding sequence ATGATCTTCAACTACGGCTTCGGAGCGCTGGTGCCGCTCATCGTGCTGCTGGCCGCCTTCTCGGTACGCATCCTGCGCGAGTACCAGCGCGGGGTCGTGTTCCAGCTGGGACGCTTCTGGAAGGTGAAGGGGCCGGGCCTGGTGCTGGTGATCCCCGGCGTCCAGCAGATGGTGCGGGTGGACCTGCGCGTGGTGACCATGGTGGTCGAGCCGCAGGACGTCATCTCGCGCGACAACGTCTCGGTGAAGGTCAACGCCGTCGTGTTCTTCCGCGTGATCGACCCGCAGAAGGCGATCATCCAGGTGGAGAACTTCCTGCTGGCCACCAGCCAGCTTGCCCAGACCACGCTGCGCGTCGTGCTGGGCAAGCACGAGCTCGACGAGATGCTGGCCGAGCGCGAGCGCCTGAACATCGACGTGCAGCAGATCCTGGACGCGCAGACCGACGCCTGGGGCGTGAAGGTCACGAACGTCGAGATCAAGGACATCGACCTGAGCGAGAACATGGTGCGCGCCATCGCCCGCCAGGCCGAGGCCGAGCGCGAGCGGCGCGCCAAGGTGATCCACGCCGAAGGCGAGAAGCAGGCCGCCGTGACCTTGCTGGAGGCCGCGCGTACGCTCGCCCAGCAGCCCGAGGCGCTGCAACTGCGTTATCTTCAGACCATGACACAAGTCGCCGGCGACCGCGCCAGCACGGTGGTGCTGCCGCTGCCGCTGGAC